The following is a genomic window from Engraulis encrasicolus isolate BLACKSEA-1 chromosome 13, IST_EnEncr_1.0, whole genome shotgun sequence.
ggtgcaactcaatgtgcttcacaaagttaacaaatgtaaaagaaaggaaacagggaagaaagaaggaaataaattagagtcaaaaaacatttaaaacattaagataaaacacaaggtaaaataataaaataaaaggtgagcagagaataaatgctgtgcaGTCAATTAAGGAGCGTTCCAAATTTCAATGCTCTGAAATTATATCGAATGATGGCTGAGTGGGGAATGAGATTACGGTGGGTGAACTGGCGTGCCAATCTTTTCGCCCTGAATTCCGACAAATGACAGTTGCGCGGAAAGTAAAATGCAGGTCGTAATTAGAGCACGCTTCTTCCGAACTTTCagttttgggatgatatttggggTATGCTAAGATGCTTTGAAATAATTAAACCATGCCCCAATTATCCAATCACCgctgctggtctgtgtgtgtgtgtatgtgtgtgtgtgtgtgtgtgtgtgtgtgtgtgaactgctggAAGGCTAATTGCACCATGTTTAAtgtaaatgtatttttgtattatactctattagaatggccaggatcttgCAAAGGGTCGAACAAAAGAATGCTGCAAGGTTGGGTACTGGCAAGTCAAATTTCCAATAACTATTTTGTCACCAGATAACTTTTTGGGGAATTTTTAGGTTTTAAAATTCCGTACACTTCTAAGTATATTACATATCTCACCACTCTCTACTCCAACAGTTCTTGGCATCGGGGTGTGGCTGTGCATGCAGACTCTATTCtactgttctattctgttctactaaaatgaaataaatacgaTTCTATTCTGAATGAGGCATATTACACTCCACTCTCTATCCCAGGTGCCTCTGAATTCGAGATGTCCTGTGCATGCagactctattctattctattttattctaatatgttctattctattctattctattctattctattctattcgattctattctattcttgtgAATTGAAATGAATATAATTCTTGTTCTAAGTACTGAGTCAAAGTCCTACATCCCACTCTACTCTCCATTCCAGGAGTCTCTGACTTTGTGGTCTGGCAGagtgtgttctgttctgttctattctattctattctattctattctattctattctaagtgCCACTATATTCCACTCCACTCTCTACTTCAGGAGTCTCTGGCTTCGATGTTGCTCTGCGCAGGCCGACTCTGAACCCCGACGGCACGGTGTCGGTGAGCTGCGAGCACAACTCTGGCGACGCCTTGGCGCAGTACGACACCAAGCTGATGAGCGAGGGCCAGATCAAGTGCCAGGACAAGATGGCCGGCTGCAGGACGGAGAAGGAGGGCTACCAGAAGGTCACCTTCACGCTGTGGGCTCTCCAGGCCCGCGACGCAGACAGGCTTTACCTCTGCAAAGTCACCAGGATGAGCGAGCAGAGCTTTCCACCCATCACCTCCAAGGACAGCAAGGAGACCACGCTCTTTCAAGGTATACCCAGGCAGGCACTTGCACTGAAAATATGAGACAGTATTTAACTGTGTAACTGTTGTAAATGAGTTGTTAATTTGATTTACTGTACTACAATTGACATTTCATTTTTGTAACTTGTgttgcctcttggccaggacgaAAAAGACGAAAAAGTCTTTCTCCCTTGTAAAATAAAGGTCAGATAAATATGTTAATAAAAATATTTGCAGACAATAGTCCTGATATCAGACAGTGCTGCTGATAATGTCACACAGTTGCTGTTATTATTAGAGTGAAGAGTGGGAAAGAAAGCTAGTAgaatggagagatggggaagagttgggaaatgacccaagctGGACTCATACCTGGTTCAGTATAGCAAGAGGCCCATATATGGCACGGATGTGTACAGCACCCCTACCCCCGATCACACAGTATTGAAGATATCAGATGCATGTTTCTAATATCAGACCGTATTGCCCATAGCACACGGTATTCCCGATATCAGCCAGCATTCCAAGTAAACTGTATTCCCACTATCAGACAGGATTTCCTGACAGACAGTATTCCTGATATTCCCGTCAGTAATCCAGATTTCAGACTTTCCCAATCCCGACATTAACTTGACGGTATTCCCTGTGTGACTTCCAGACTGCAGGATTCCTTTCCCTCCTCCGCGGGCCTCCAACTCCAGCACCCCGCCCCCCACCTATGCCCCACCCTCCACTGCTCCAGGTACATCATGCAGCACATACAATAGAAACACAGTGTGGATGAATGTGGTGGATGTGTATGGCtgtgatactgtatgtgtgggtgggtgttaggATTCTGTGAGTCAGTACTAAAGACTGTAATTTTGTTGTACTTCTTACAATGACAAATAATAAAGATGTTTTGTATTCTATTGTATGTATATAGTGTATGTCTATTAATGGTACATACAAGCACAGTCTGCTCACAGACATGTAGTTGGCCTACATACCATAGACATGCAGTATATACAGTACCATAGACATATTACCTGTGTAGTGTATCATGCAGTACAAGTACAGTCACACAGGCTGCAGCAGACCGTTTGTCTCTTGTGTTTGCAGTTATTGTAAAGAGTAAAGTGATTCTGCAGTTACCAGCATCTGTTCTGTAAGCTTTTCGTGGATCTTTTTTGACTGTTTCTATAAAATACagacctttgtttgtttgtgtgtgtgtgtgtttgcgtgtgtgtgtgcgtgtctgtctgtctgtctgtctttctgtgttgtgtgtgtttgcgtgtgtgtgtgcgtgtgtgtgtgtatgcctctgtctatgtgtgcgtgtgtgtgcgtgtgttcgtgtgtgtatgcctctgtctatgtgtgtgcgtgtgtgcacgtgtgtgtatgcctctctctatgtgtgtgtgtgtgtgtgtgtgtgtgtgtgtgtgtgtgtgtgtgtgtgtgtgtgtgtgtgtgtgtgtgtgtgtgtgtgtgtgcacccctatGTGTGTTGTTCTGGTTGCCAGTGTCTGTGGCTGGCTCCTCGgggcccctctcctcccctgttgaCCCGCTGCTCTGGGTCCTGGCTGCTGCCTGTGGCCTGCTGGCCCTCTACGCACTCACCATCACCCTGCTGCTCATCAGACTCAAGgtggggcacgcacacacacacacacacacacacacacacacacacacacacacacacacacacacacacacacacacacacacacacacacacacacacacactactgacttACTGACTTACCGTCATCCTGCTGCTCATCAGActcaaggtgacacacacacacatgcacgcactcttacacacacacacacacacacacacacacacacacacacacacacacacacacacacacacacacacacacacacacacacacacacacacacatacaaacacacagatttCTCCCCTTAATTTCCTGGAAGTCTAAATATGTATATGCCGTGTTTCTGTGCTGCCTGGCGTCACATACCATCCAGCACAGCAGTCAGGTCTGGGGGACTGGGCCACAGTACTGTGTCACTGCAACCACAgtggagctcacacacacacacacacacacacacacacacacacacacacacacacacacacacacacacacacacacacacacacacacacacacacacacacacacaccgtttcaaCAATGAACTTGGAAGATGAACCTGTCATGAACTCTCTGTTCTtctgtctctttcctctctctctctctctctctctctctctctctctctctctctctctctctctctctctctctctctctcttccgtgtGTGCTCTACTTTCACCCTCTGCTTTCTAGGTCAGTAGGCAGGAGGTGTTGTATGACACCCTCACGTATGTCCCAGTGCAGGTAAGCGCCCCTGACTGAACCGCATTGCTCAACCATTTGTCCTTTTACACACAAACCAGGAAAGTTGCTGGAATgtgtaaatcagtggttctcaaccttttttgaacaagtaCACCCTAGACCttccaacgcccctttgacctcatcataagcctgccaacatccCCTTTTggtataaaaaaacaaaatacagccaccTACCCCCCCTATGCCCCCCAGGGGCGGGCTGTAGAACCCCCATTGAGGGCTTTTAGGAGTATAGCTTTTAGGGGTATTGTAAGTGTGACAGGAAAGTACTGtcacagagagtagagagagagagaggttccattggcccattgtttccgagttctattattgcaagggggagggggggaaatccccctttaggcagacctaggcagacctagggactattctattcaatgctaggagtattaggacacgcccctttaggcagaccggaacctggtcacgttaggtgcccatagaaacctattatgttgccatatctctatatacttaaagaatctctggtactgtaGTAGGAGAGAGAGTGCTGCAATGACCCTGTATacactcgaacctgggtccccatgtgtACGAGCACTCATGGGTTGTCATAATGTGTAGGCTTTTTTTCCAGACACAGAGGTGTCCTAGGTGTGCTTCACAAACTTAAAATGTTGGTCTCCTCTAATATGGTTTTGTTGTGCTTCACCCACAGCACCTCCAGACCCGTCCCCAAGGCCAGGTAAGACATCAGCTGTCATTCAGAACATCTGACAATGTGCTGCTGAAAAGTTAggagcaagttactcaaaaactgtagtgcattactgattacgtgttactgtcttttcaaagtaaCCCTCCTTACAATAGAATATTACTATACTGTATTTAAAATGCAAAGCATTACACTACGTTTgcattatttcagttactctCAGCAAAATAACTACATATAGATCTGTCAATTTAGAGTTTAAATCAAGCTCATGGCTCTTTCACCTGTCATCCAGGAGATGATCGgtagcatgcagactaaaaagtagccggttcaggaatagcttatttctggcccaccacactgaacacctttaaaatccaggttacagttaaatgtattgtaacttagcctagaaatctagacgcccctagcgaccgcaaattgaatttgctgtacgggtctggctgctcTAGGCTAATTGTAACTATATATTACagttaggactgggtaccgaaattcaattctttgatggaaccgaattaaaagctaaggttctacttggaatcgaaacgtgccttgtctgtcggttccacgtttcggttcctgaagtctgactgtcagagccatcaaatgtgtgtttaagcacgcggccatttcagccaatcacaagtgtcacaaactgaccacgctcctcctcttcccgtttcgcacctcatttaaacgattgataagacagctgattttcaaccagctgattgtactattgagaaacaaaaacatgccgtcgaaagcgtggctatatttcaggaaagtagataaggaaggagcgcgctgcaatatctgcgataaactaataggctatcatgcaagaatggcaataggcctacatccaacctgttcaaacacctgctcttgcattcgattaacttgcgtgcggagttgcagcatctttacaacggcaccgtcaacctcaactatgctatagcctaccgtcaacctcaaccatgacctcgactcttcaggaagatgtctctgactccttggaaacatgtttttccatgaaaagagctaacttagaaagaactggtcttgtgttggggacgcacaaatgtagcctatttagaccgtcggtttaattcgagggaacaaagaacactcgacaaaaaagatttcctctgcatgttttttatctcgtcatttttttccctaacagccatggaaagcgctattttttcacttgcaacagcggccgcttacagttcaataacttttgaatgaaagaacataaaaacgttccgtaaaaaactgtaaaaagctaagaatctcagctttcgaacaagccctaacacatgtctgtatgtctaggttaaggagatcgctggctgttagggaaaaaaatgacgagataaaaaaaaaaaggttggaaagcgctattttttcacttgcaacagcggccgcttacagttcaataacttttgaatgaaagaacataaaaacgtgccgtaaaaaactgtaaaaagttaagattcgcagctttcgaacaagccctaacacatgtctgtaggtctaggttaaggagatcgctggctgttaggaaaaaaatgacgagattaaaaaaaatggttggaaagcgctattttttcacttgcaacagcggccgcttacagttcaataacttttgaatgaaataacataaaaacgtgccgtaaaaaactgtaaaaagctaagattcgcagctttcgaacaagccctaacacatgtctgtaggagaaggcgatcgctggttatatatatatttaggcctagattcaccatggcgtgaaagcacagtgttgcagcagctgatcatacggcccagttctagtccctgtatggaaatgcatgcgagacagcaccatcgagaccccgtcaagtttcatgaatagcctatttatgaagcctagttgtgttagaacagttctgcagtaggcctacctagtagaaaagccccagctgtcgacagactgggtagcgtaggctacattaaaaaatcatgtcaggcacgcttgacattggattggtaccagaagtgaagttgcaccgtacagcagaacaattttaatcagacatgagtacatttatcagtatcaaaaccgtttattatacttgccaagccatgccgagaggacaacttgcagcatgcaattaatcatgaatgctgtatagaattaaatgcctttaacccgccattgcttaagtcacgaggagctccgccctgtggcaggcagggaaactcatgatttacagacccgttacgccatctactggccactttgggtaactgcaggtttaattcagggtttctaggaaccgaaaatggaaccgttctggtaccggaaccgaaacgaaggaaccggaaatggaaccggaaccgaaaattgtcaatcaatacccaggcctaattACAGTCCCACATATTCCATGTAATGCAACATTTACACGTAAATATTTAAATTATATCGCAGTACATAGACTGTACATGTTATGCATACTTATTATTTATACTGCATATTAGATGGGGAGTCACATGGGCAAATGTTttggtcacagtcagaccatccaGTGCAATCACTGAAATGTGAACTTTGTTCagtgtttgcactgaggatggttgTGACCGAATTGCGATAACTCCTTTGAAAAGTACAAAAAACACCCATTTCTTATCAGACCCCTTGATCAGCATTACCTGGATTTGTTTTGTTGAtaaaaatgtaattgattttcacAATAAGCACATTTATAGGTGAGACATGTTTTTTTGCCTAAAAGTCTGTGTTATATCTTCTATCCCCCAGGTGGTGCGGGGCGTCAGAGATCCCAGTGAGGAGTACATGGACATGCGCGAGGTGCAGAACAAGAGCAGGATGCCCCGGGACCTCAACTACAACTCCCAGCACGCCTTCACCAATGGCATTGCTGCTTAGAACCTGACCTTAGGCCTCAGCTAATGGCATTGGTGCTCAGAAGCTGACCTCTGTATGCCTCAGCCAATTGCATTATTTCTAGAAACCTGAATTCTGTAGGCTTCAACCAATGGCATTACTGCTTCGTAATAGGGGTTCTTTGGCCTATGGAGCAGAACATTTGCCAAACATCCCTTCATATCATTGCACCCCAAATTACTGTTACTGATTGTTTTAAATTGTCATTTTAAGGCACAAGTGAGATGAATAGTAACTGTTTTTATTAATTAAATGTGACCTTGCTGTAGCAATTCCTTGTTTTGTGCTGTAATCTGTCACTGACCACTTGGCAATGCACCACGGACCCCCAGGGGCCCACCTTATAGtatttgcatttgtgtttgtagTTAAATTgccagggacaatgcagtgcacattattacaaatacaaacatgacatgacaagGCCATGACAAAAGTTGAGGATGTGAATACATTTCTCTGTATATCTGTTCTGCTGTTTTTATTCAATAATGTGTGTTTTATTcaactgtgtgtgtacagtgtgtgtgcgtgcgtgcgtgtgtgcgtgctagtaTGTGTGGAGATTATGGGGACAGTCCACCTTTGGACCTACTCCCAAACTCACCTGCAGAAGGTTGGTATGACTGAAACATTGTAATAGATGGTGTGGTAGACTTGACGGTGCGCTTACACTTTTTTAAGGACAGACTCTGCTCCAAACTACACAGGCCATGTACCTCTGCTGTTTCCTACTTGTAGGCCtaatgcctagtgtgtgtgtgtgtgtgtgtgtgtgtgtgtgtgtgtgtgtgtgtgtgtgtgtgtgtgtgtgtgtgtgtgtgtgtgtgtgtgtgtgtgtgtgtgtgtgtgtgtgtgtgtgtgtgtgtgtgtgtgcgcgcgtgcgtgcatgtgtgtgtgagagagagagtgagcaagagaaagagagttttTTCGCTTCCTGTTAAAGGTGAGTGTGTTGTGACAGAGTAGTCCAATGCTTCCATTTCATATTGTTTATGTCTTAATTTGTATGCCCTGTCATTTGatattaataaaaataaatatctaAATAAACATTTAACTGTGCAATGGAATTTCTTACAAAACATGTATTTGAGCTGAACACACTTACAAACATTTCAACATATGTATTTTGTCGCAATATCATCAGATTTTTTTGTGGTTCTTTttcttaattattatttattgttttgtgaTATCACCACAGTTGACTGATTTGattaccattcacacacacacaccaaaacacacgcacaatatAGAATAAATAACCTACATGGGTTTACAGCACAAATCTGTCTGTAAGTGTTTGACAACCAAGCTCATATTGAAGTCAGAAGGTATTTGTGAGAGACTGTGTAAGGTCTTTTATTTTGACACTCAAATCGATGCGAGGGGACTGCTATTTTGGCACATGTTGTTAGATGATCAAATCCGGAAGTAAACAGGAGGAACGATAAACAGAAACTTTGTAGATGGCCTGCCAGCTACGCAATGTTGTCATAGGGGATGCCAGAGCTATATCTTATAAAACAAGCGACATGACTTAAAACCGTGTTTGTGTGGATTCACACGGCGCTgtgaatacatgaaaataagtcaAATTAGAAGTCGCAGCCGGCGAGTAACGTGAGCTGGCTAGCGAGCATTTAGCGATAGCCGTTTAGCTATGCTAACATAATACGTCAATTATAGTAATTTTCCTTCAAACTAGCCGCTCCGACACAACCTGTTATACGGCTGTGTTTCCTTGACATCACGCTGTAGTGCTTGCAACAGCTGATATGGATGTAAACTTGACAATATCCCTCATTAGGGGACAGATGGGTGTTGTCATTGAAAAAGCAGTGACCGTCGCGGTGGAAACTGTGCTGGGCGAAATGATGAAAGTGGTGAGCATAAAGTTTGACGAATTTCGAAAAGAGATGCACGCCAAGGAGAAGGAGAACGAGAACGTTCGGCAGATGCTGGAGATATCCCGGTGCCAGATGAGGGCCATGCGGAAGTATCTGAGCGTGCACGCCACCCCGAAGGATGACCACCACGGCCAGCCCACGCCAAGGCAGCAGCCACAGCCcccgccgcagcagcagcagctgaaccAGTTCGAGTCCGTGCGAGCTCCCGAGGTCTACCCAGACCAGCCCGCCTTCATCCAGCCACCTCAGCAGGCTGGATTGTCGAATGGGCCGCTAAGTCGTAGAACCGTGCACAGCCAGACGCGGACAGAGCTCAGAGCCAGCAGCTACCCCCACGTCTCCAGAGAGGACCACCCTAGCACGGCACCTCAGAGACCCAAGGACCCTACCCCAGAGCTGGTGGCAGTGGAGGACTCTCCCCTCAGTGAAGTCCGCCTCATCGGCTCTGACGGAACTACCACACTGCTGACATCAGTCAAACGTAAGTTTCCTCTTTTTTAATCTGTCTGCGTCCTTCTTTTTCCGCAGCCCGACGATATTGCATAGTTTTCTTGTGTATGTTAGGGCCCACACTTTCCTTTGATTTGCATTTGCTTGAATTGAGTAGGATGGCCTTCAGCTGTTTTGTGCTGTCAAGGCGACGCAGACAAAAGTGTTTTCAGGGTGCATATTTAGGGGAGTCAGTCAGCCTCTGGTTCGGAGGTGAATACCTGTCATGTCATTATGATCAGCTGCTTCAGAACGACGTGGATCACATGTGTGGCAGGTATGACGGGTAGGAGGTCACCTGTGTGTTGGAAGGAAGGTGGCAGGTTAGCGAACCCGAGGGGGAGGagctgtgcgggaacacctctgtCACACAGAGGATGAAGGGCACAGCCAGAACAGCTGGTCGGACTTTCAAATTAAACATGGCTGCCCTGTTTGCTGAGTGTAGTTTTTTCATCAGctgatgacatgacattacattatgacacgtttccaaagtgacttactgttatttacagggtattggttacagtccctggagcaatgtggggtgaagTGCTTTATTCAGGTGCACTTCACCCATGAAGcgaggggtaagggtgggatataAACCTGCATCCCTCTGATTTGAAAACCACCTCTCTGACCATTGCCCACCCCCATCGGTGTGATGGGTCTTTGTACCGTACACCAGTACAGAGTTGGAAAGCAGAGCACTTTTTAATGCatgttatattctattatattccaGAGGAGGCTCCTGCAGCAGTGGAAGTGGAGTGCAGCTTTGAGGTGGAGGCAACGGGGGAGAGCGGTGACATCATCACACAGGGCAGGAGGGGGGACCAGGCCAGCCCGGCAGAGAGGGCGCTCGCAGACCaactccagccccagcccagacacCTGAGCTCTGGGGAGGCAGCGGAGGAGGAGCCCTCGCCACCCCTGGTGTCCAGCACCGCACCTGTGGTGAAGGAGGAGGTAGAGTATATTTGACGCTTCATAAGCTGTTTTCAGACCAGTTGAAGACAAAGCACAATGCACTTGAAGTTTTAAACATTTATTAGGTGCAAATACCCTGACTGTTGTTTTCAATCTGCATAAAAATGTCAGATGGGTGTTTGCATATCTAACAAATGTTTAAAACTTCAAGCTGCCTTGTTCCAGCTTCTGTCCTCAACTAATCTTTGTCCCACTATGATGCACCTGCAAGAGGATAATGCTTAGAGTCCCAATTCAACTCTGTTTTTACACTACTCaggtgtttttgggaaacacaactCTAAGTAAATAGTACTTAAGCCCAAGTGGTATGTAAGTATGAGGAACCCCTAATGTAATGTGTATCAGGCATACAGTAGGTATCAGATCACTTAACGTTTTGGCATACACTGCTATTAACATGAAACTGCATGTGTAAGGAAAAGTAGTGCATGTGTAAACTTGTAGTGAAGAGGCTCAACCTATTGTTGATGTATTGCCATTGGGGCACCTCATACTGAGGTGAGGCATTGAAGCACGAGTCCACAAGCAAAAGTCAAGGATGGGAGGTTAGATAATAAGATGGGTCCGTAATGTCCACATTGGCAGGTGCTGGATGCAGACGCGGTGCCCATCAAACAGGAGCctcaggaggtggaggtggtggtggaaggaGAGCTGGCGgggagcagtagcagcagcggaggaggaggtgcagcagaTGCAGCCAGCCAGCGATACCTGGAGGCCTCTAGGACCCTGcagatcacagcagcagcagccgtcccCGTTGGCCAATCAGCAGCAGCGTACTACCCAGCCCTGGCCAGCTCCTCTACTGCCTGTGAGTATAATAGCAGGGAGTATCTAAAGTAGTTCTAAACGGACTGTGATAATAGCTTGTACCTGTATGCCCTTACTCCCACCTCATGAATGCAGCACACCGGAACCCTCACATTTATTCCGCTATGTTTAGTAGCATAATATTGGCATTGTTGCACTCAGTTATTTGTGTAATTCACCTGGTGGGTAAtatcacatgaaatcagacatatTGGACCTCTACCTTACCACTAATAAAAAGGCATTCCAAGTTGTATTAAAATCTCTGTCGGTTGGGCTCCAAAGTGTCTGGCTGCTGGACAATACCAAGGTAATTTCACATTAAATCAGAGTATGGAACAGAGGAATTGTAACTGCTCTTGCCCACATGTTCAAACTTTTGGTGCTCTGTCGCTCTTAAAACGCCATCAGTGATGTTTAGCCGTTAGTTATTACTTAGTCTATGCTACTATTTACTACCAATTTCATGGAAAATGTTACATCAGGAACCATTTTTttacctccactctctcctctccatcctttcttctcttcctatctccatctctccaatcCGCCTCTGCTCCCGCCATCTCTCCACTCTTCCCTATCTTCTCCTACCTTCTCCATCCCTTCACTCCTCCATTTTTCTCCTCCCCTCGTcatctcttcactcctcctcctcatgttcctccctctccatcccactACTCCTTACTCTCCATCTCTTCACTTCTCCCTCTTTattcctcccatctctccacttctcctcctgtcTGTTCTGTCCATCTCTAGATGCCGTCAGCCAGCCCTGCCTCCCCATGGTGACCAATGTATCCACGGCAACGGCTCCAATCCCCGCCTCCTCATCCTCGCTGGCCGAGGGGTCGCGCCGGGGTCAAGGTCAAACCCAAAGTCACCTCCAAGGCCAAggtcagggccagggccaggggcgGCCGTGGCTGCGCGAGCTGGGCCTGTACGAGCAGTATAAGCAGGCGCGCGC
Proteins encoded in this region:
- the si:ch211-67e16.3 gene encoding uncharacterized protein si:ch211-67e16.3, whose protein sequence is MRGAALCLMLCVLSSAHHRVSGFDVALRRPTLNPDGTVSVSCEHNSGDALAQYDTKLMSEGQIKCQDKMAGCRTEKEGYQKVTFTLWALQARDADRLYLCKVTRMSEQSFPPITSKDSKETTLFQDCRIPFPPPRASNSSTPPPTYAPPSTAPVSVAGSSGPLSSPVDPLLWVLAAACGLLALYALTITLLLIRLKVSRQEVLYDTLTYVPVQHLQTRPQGQVVRGVRDPSEEYMDMREVQNKSRMPRDLNYNSQHAFTNGIAA
- the si:ch211-67e16.4 gene encoding uncharacterized protein si:ch211-67e16.4; the protein is MDVNLTISLIRGQMGVVIEKAVTVAVETVLGEMMKVVSIKFDEFRKEMHAKEKENENVRQMLEISRCQMRAMRKYLSVHATPKDDHHGQPTPRQQPQPPPQQQQLNQFESVRAPEVYPDQPAFIQPPQQAGLSNGPLSRRTVHSQTRTELRASSYPHVSREDHPSTAPQRPKDPTPELVAVEDSPLSEVRLIGSDGTTTLLTSVKQEAPAAVEVECSFEVEATGESGDIITQGRRGDQASPAERALADQLQPQPRHLSSGEAAEEEPSPPLVSSTAPVVKEEVLDADAVPIKQEPQEVEVVVEGELAGSSSSSGGGGAADAASQRYLEASRTLQITAAAAVPVGQSAAAYYPALASSSTAYAVSQPCLPMVTNVSTATAPIPASSSSLAEGSRRGQGQTQSHLQGQGQGQGQGRPWLRELGLYEQYKQARAELRRRSQLRRKQLEQDLPQALLADLVRERREKTRLRVARWRARRKLQAACLMGAAAAQQGHANANVASSAAVVAAAAAAAQAGQSMQRVSGLHMQVQMQAAAGVAGQQQQQHHQQQQRLGGSRQLQQQQQARQQQGRVGMQYGSRLGGGYAFAAGAHQGLGPLGGEPGGSGGGSGGASGGLSAQAYGSAERFSQQQHRATFLQHSTQGADTDLFQ